A single genomic interval of Carassius carassius chromosome 24, fCarCar2.1, whole genome shotgun sequence harbors:
- the LOC132103243 gene encoding protein eva-1 homolog B-like, whose protein sequence is MNVKRKEMDFLSNTIAAYAHVKANPESFGLYFVIGVCFGLVLTLCLLVIRISCKPRTTTAPPTPEKKHLKDYSEEEEEEDEESDEEEEEDAVGLESSIQHSTTEIPMSNHLITPDGTLSRNVFTSAEELERAQRLEERERIIREIWRNGQPDILGTGTGTIGRVHYY, encoded by the exons ATGAATGTGAAAAGGAAGGAGATGGATTTCTTGAGCAACACTATTGCTGCTTATGCTCATGTTAAAG CCAATCCAGAGAGTTTCGGCCTTTACTTTGTCATCGGTGTCTGTTTTGGCCTGGTGCTCACTCTTTGCCTCTTGGTCATTCGGATTTCCTGCAAGCCTCGGACCACTACGGCGCCCCCCACGCCAGAGAAAAAACATCTGAAAGACTatagtgaggaggaggaggaggaagatgaagagagcgatgaagaggaggaggaagatgcaGTAGGCCTGGAGTCCTCTATCCAGCACAGCACCACAGAGATCCCCATGAGCAACCACCTCATCACGCCGGACGGGACTCTGAGCAGGAACGTGTTCACCTCAGCTGAGGAGCTGGAGCGGGCACAGCGATTGGAGGAAAGGGAGAGGATCATCAGGGAAATCTGGAGAAACGGACAGCCAGATATTCTGGGAACAGGGACAGGCACTATTGGAAGAGTGCACTACTACTAA
- the LOC132103242 gene encoding CD2-associated protein-like isoform X2 — protein MEVLVLLDFEATMPDELTICVGDVVKNVSKGKEEGWLEGELRGKRGMFPCNFAKEVPVYLIGESNREPRSIRKSKKPKVQARKCEVAFPYTPLNEDELALVVGETIEVLREIEDGWWMGKKNNQVGAFPSNFVKEIFVPSNDGKTTEATARPKLSEVFSKEGKVQQRPSLRRKASSVKECCQAMFDYTAVAEDELNLKKGDVIAIVNKTTEDEGWWEGELNGHRGFFPDNFVMVIPADALHTGNAGQPPVRHGSQKNTVNQIPVMDQNSSDTNPKTETKSEKPDAKDFRSDPPGKIKLPGLHKPAVPPPPVKEKPIKLVPKNEEPQLVSPKQPPVSPVQKEVKDNKEVKEKTPDQFDGVDVSSEKLSHPTANRAKPPQRRPPTALTSAGQATEPQSSPSTKTDQEAKTTSSTKTQTESKAVVQEESASLASVLTELKDLRMSLDLLKAQHESDIKELKDELKDEMEKRIRIQDEVEALRKKY, from the exons ATGG AGGTGCTTGTGCTTCTGGACTTTGAGGCCACCATGCCAGATGAGTTGACGATATGTGTAGGGGATGTGGTGAAGAACGTCTCAAAGGGCAAAGAGGAAGGATGGCTGGAGGGAGAGCTGAGAGGAAAGAGAGGCATGTTCCCTTGCAACTTCGCCAAG GAAGTTCCTGTTTACTTAATAGGGGAAAGCAACAGAGAGCCAAGAAGCATAAGGAAAT CGAAGAAACCAAAGGTACAGGCGAGGAAATGTGAGGTGGCTTTTCCCTACACCCCACTGAACGAAGACGAGCTGGCGCTAGTAGTCGGAGAGACCATCGAGGTTCTCAGAGAG ATTGAAGATGGATGGtggatggggaaaaaaaataaccaAGTTGGAGCCTTTCCATCAAATTTTGTGAAGGAAATTTTTGTCCCTTCAAATG ATGGTAAGACAACTGAAGCCACAGCCAGGCCTAAACTCTCTGAAGTCTTCAGTAAAGAg GGAAAAGTACAACAGAGACCAAGTTTACGGAGAAAAGCATCAAGTG TGAAAGAATGTTGTCAGGCCATGTTCGACTACACAGCTGTTGCCGAAGACGAGTTGAACCTGAAGAAGGGAGACGTCATAGCAATCGTCAACAAG ACCACTGAGGACGAGGGCTGGTGGGAGGGGGAACTGAACGGACACAGGGGCTTTTTTCCCGATAACTTCGTCATGGTGATTCCAGCGGATGCTCTTCAT ACTGGTAACGCAGGACAGCCACCGGTGAGACATGGCTCTCAGAAAAACACTG TGAACCAGATACCAGTGATGGACCAGAACAGCTCTGACACAAACCCAAAAACGGAGACTAAAA GTGAGAAACCAGACGCTAAAGATTTTCGAAGTGACCCTCCTGGTAAAATTAAGTTGCCTGGTTTACACAAACCAGCCGTTCCACCACCACCAGTGAAGGAGAAGCCCATAAAACTAGTACCAAA AAATGAAGAGCCACAACTTGTCTCGCCTAAACAGCCCCCAGTTTCACCAGTACAGAAAGAGGTTAAAGACAATAAGGAGGTCAAAGAAAAAACCCCTGACCAGTTTGATGGTGTAGATGTGTCCTCCGAGAAACTGAGCCATCCCACAGCCAACAGAGCCAAACCTCCACAGAGAAGACCACCAACAGCCCTCACCTCTGCGGGACAA gctACAGAACCTCAGTCATCACCTTCCACCAAGACAGACCAGGAAGCTAAGACCACTTCATCAACCAAGACACAGACTGAAAGCAAAGCTGTGGTTCAGGAGGAGAGCGCTTCCCTGGCCTCTGTGCTGACAGAACTCAAAGATCTCCGCATGTCACTGGATCTCCTCAAAGCACAGCATGA GAGTGACATAAAGGAGCTTAAAGATGAACTGAAGGATGAGATGGAAAAAAGAATCCGAATACAG GATGAAGTGGAGGCTTTGAGGAAAAAATACTGA
- the LOC132103242 gene encoding CD2-associated protein-like isoform X1, whose protein sequence is MEVLVLLDFEATMPDELTICVGDVVKNVSKGKEEGWLEGELRGKRGMFPCNFAKEVPVYLIGESNREPRSIRKSKKPKVQARKCEVAFPYTPLNEDELALVVGETIEVLREIEDGWWMGKKNNQVGAFPSNFVKEIFVPSNDGKTTEATARPKLSEVFSKEGKVQQRPSLRRKASSVKECCQAMFDYTAVAEDELNLKKGDVIAIVNKTTEDEGWWEGELNGHRGFFPDNFVMVIPADALHTGNAGQPPVRHGSQKNTVNQIPVMDQNSSDTNPKTETKSEKPDAKDFRSDPPGKIKLPGLHKPAVPPPPVKEKPIKLVPKNEEPQLVSPKQPPVSPVQKEVKDNKEVKEKTPDQFDGVDVSSEKLSHPTANRAKPPQRRPPTALTSAGQVPAEIDNNETSEEKDGLAQNIPEATEPQSSPSTKTDQEAKTTSSTKTQTESKAVVQEESASLASVLTELKDLRMSLDLLKAQHESDIKELKDELKDEMEKRIRIQDEVEALRKKY, encoded by the exons ATGG AGGTGCTTGTGCTTCTGGACTTTGAGGCCACCATGCCAGATGAGTTGACGATATGTGTAGGGGATGTGGTGAAGAACGTCTCAAAGGGCAAAGAGGAAGGATGGCTGGAGGGAGAGCTGAGAGGAAAGAGAGGCATGTTCCCTTGCAACTTCGCCAAG GAAGTTCCTGTTTACTTAATAGGGGAAAGCAACAGAGAGCCAAGAAGCATAAGGAAAT CGAAGAAACCAAAGGTACAGGCGAGGAAATGTGAGGTGGCTTTTCCCTACACCCCACTGAACGAAGACGAGCTGGCGCTAGTAGTCGGAGAGACCATCGAGGTTCTCAGAGAG ATTGAAGATGGATGGtggatggggaaaaaaaataaccaAGTTGGAGCCTTTCCATCAAATTTTGTGAAGGAAATTTTTGTCCCTTCAAATG ATGGTAAGACAACTGAAGCCACAGCCAGGCCTAAACTCTCTGAAGTCTTCAGTAAAGAg GGAAAAGTACAACAGAGACCAAGTTTACGGAGAAAAGCATCAAGTG TGAAAGAATGTTGTCAGGCCATGTTCGACTACACAGCTGTTGCCGAAGACGAGTTGAACCTGAAGAAGGGAGACGTCATAGCAATCGTCAACAAG ACCACTGAGGACGAGGGCTGGTGGGAGGGGGAACTGAACGGACACAGGGGCTTTTTTCCCGATAACTTCGTCATGGTGATTCCAGCGGATGCTCTTCAT ACTGGTAACGCAGGACAGCCACCGGTGAGACATGGCTCTCAGAAAAACACTG TGAACCAGATACCAGTGATGGACCAGAACAGCTCTGACACAAACCCAAAAACGGAGACTAAAA GTGAGAAACCAGACGCTAAAGATTTTCGAAGTGACCCTCCTGGTAAAATTAAGTTGCCTGGTTTACACAAACCAGCCGTTCCACCACCACCAGTGAAGGAGAAGCCCATAAAACTAGTACCAAA AAATGAAGAGCCACAACTTGTCTCGCCTAAACAGCCCCCAGTTTCACCAGTACAGAAAGAGGTTAAAGACAATAAGGAGGTCAAAGAAAAAACCCCTGACCAGTTTGATGGTGTAGATGTGTCCTCCGAGAAACTGAGCCATCCCACAGCCAACAGAGCCAAACCTCCACAGAGAAGACCACCAACAGCCCTCACCTCTGCGGGACAA GTTCCAGCTGAAATTGACAACAATGAAACTTCAGAAGAGAAAGATGGATTGGCGCAAAATATTCCAGAG gctACAGAACCTCAGTCATCACCTTCCACCAAGACAGACCAGGAAGCTAAGACCACTTCATCAACCAAGACACAGACTGAAAGCAAAGCTGTGGTTCAGGAGGAGAGCGCTTCCCTGGCCTCTGTGCTGACAGAACTCAAAGATCTCCGCATGTCACTGGATCTCCTCAAAGCACAGCATGA GAGTGACATAAAGGAGCTTAAAGATGAACTGAAGGATGAGATGGAAAAAAGAATCCGAATACAG GATGAAGTGGAGGCTTTGAGGAAAAAATACTGA